One stretch of Miscanthus floridulus cultivar M001 chromosome 18, ASM1932011v1, whole genome shotgun sequence DNA includes these proteins:
- the LOC136520719 gene encoding UDP-galactose/UDP-glucose transporter 7-like isoform X2 — MGAEAGEPSSILSLAAAFSYGVASMAMVFVNKAVLMQYVHSMTLLTLQQIATALLIHFGQVLGMSKRKDFSLITAKKLLPVSIFYNANVGFALASLKGVNIPMYIAIKRITPLAVLVAGCMRGKGKPPTQVILSVICTATGVLIAALGDFSFDLYGYRMALTSVFFQTMYLILVEKSGAEDGLSSVDLMFYNSILSLPFLFFLIIATGEFPHSLTVLSAKAASLTFSVILIISLVMGIVLNFTMFWCTIVNSALTTTIVGVLKGVGSTTLGFVLLGGVEVHALNVTGLVINTFGGVWYSYAKYKQKKKTPRKIQHDVESHAHK; from the exons ATGGGGGCGGAGGCCGGCGAGCCCAGCTCCATCCTCAG CTTAGCTGCTGCCTTTTCCTATGGAGTCGCATCTATGGCAATGGTTTTCGTGAACAAAGCAGTTCTTATGCAGTATGTTCACTCCATGACCCTCCTCACTTTACAG CAAATAGCGACGGCACTTCTGATACATTTTGGTCAAGTTCTAGGGATGTCTAAAAGAAAAGATTTCAGCTTGATAACCGCAAAGAAGCTTCTTCCAGTGTCTATTTTCTACAATGCAAATGTGGGATTTGCTTTAGCAAGCTTGAAAGGGGTTAACATCCCAATGTATATTGCAATCAAGAGGATCACTCCCCTTGCTGTGTTGGTAGCTGGGTGCATGCGGGGAAAGGGGAAACCACCGACACAG GTCATTCTTTCAGTTATCTGCACCGCCACTGGTGTCCTCATTGCAGCACTTGGAGATTTTTCCTTTGACCTATATGGATACCGCATGGCTCTAACATCAGTCTTCTTCCAG ACTATGTATTTGATTCTGGTGGAGAAATCAGGTGCTGAAGATGGTCTTTCCTCAGTGGACTTGATGTTTTACAACAGCATATTGTCACTTCCATTTCTGTTTTTCCTCATTATAGCAACAGGAGAATTCCCCCATTCTCTTACAGTATTATCTGCAAAG GCAGCCTCTCTGACATTCAGTGTTATTCTCATTATCTCATTGGTGATGGGAATCGTTCTCAATTTCACTATGTTCTGGTGCACAATTGTGAATTCTGCTCTGACTACAACAATAGTAGGAGTTCTCAAGGGCGTCGGGTCTACG ACCCTCGGTTTTGTTCTGTTGGGAGGTGTCGAAGTGCACGCTCTGAATGTTACTGGACTGGTGATCAACACATTTGGCGGTGTATGGTATTCTTATGCGAAGTATAAGCAGAAAAAGAAAACACCACGGAAGATTCAACATGATGTAGAGTCACATGCCCACAAGTAG
- the LOC136520719 gene encoding UDP-galactose/UDP-glucose transporter 7-like isoform X1 — protein sequence MGAEAGEPSSILRAYPVQRAPALCGVWGRVSVASLTLACAMRGGRDPNSGPSGHRRLAAAFSYGVASMAMVFVNKAVLMQYVHSMTLLTLQQIATALLIHFGQVLGMSKRKDFSLITAKKLLPVSIFYNANVGFALASLKGVNIPMYIAIKRITPLAVLVAGCMRGKGKPPTQVILSVICTATGVLIAALGDFSFDLYGYRMALTSVFFQTMYLILVEKSGAEDGLSSVDLMFYNSILSLPFLFFLIIATGEFPHSLTVLSAKAASLTFSVILIISLVMGIVLNFTMFWCTIVNSALTTTIVGVLKGVGSTTLGFVLLGGVEVHALNVTGLVINTFGGVWYSYAKYKQKKKTPRKIQHDVESHAHK from the exons ATGGGGGCGGAGGCCGGCGAGCCCAGCTCCATCCTCAG ggcgtacccagtgcagagagctcccgctctgtgcggggtctggggaagggtgtcagtggcaagccttaccctcgcctgtgcaatgcgaggaggccgcgacccgaactcgggaccttccggtcataggcg CTTAGCTGCTGCCTTTTCCTATGGAGTCGCATCTATGGCAATGGTTTTCGTGAACAAAGCAGTTCTTATGCAGTATGTTCACTCCATGACCCTCCTCACTTTACAG CAAATAGCGACGGCACTTCTGATACATTTTGGTCAAGTTCTAGGGATGTCTAAAAGAAAAGATTTCAGCTTGATAACCGCAAAGAAGCTTCTTCCAGTGTCTATTTTCTACAATGCAAATGTGGGATTTGCTTTAGCAAGCTTGAAAGGGGTTAACATCCCAATGTATATTGCAATCAAGAGGATCACTCCCCTTGCTGTGTTGGTAGCTGGGTGCATGCGGGGAAAGGGGAAACCACCGACACAG GTCATTCTTTCAGTTATCTGCACCGCCACTGGTGTCCTCATTGCAGCACTTGGAGATTTTTCCTTTGACCTATATGGATACCGCATGGCTCTAACATCAGTCTTCTTCCAG ACTATGTATTTGATTCTGGTGGAGAAATCAGGTGCTGAAGATGGTCTTTCCTCAGTGGACTTGATGTTTTACAACAGCATATTGTCACTTCCATTTCTGTTTTTCCTCATTATAGCAACAGGAGAATTCCCCCATTCTCTTACAGTATTATCTGCAAAG GCAGCCTCTCTGACATTCAGTGTTATTCTCATTATCTCATTGGTGATGGGAATCGTTCTCAATTTCACTATGTTCTGGTGCACAATTGTGAATTCTGCTCTGACTACAACAATAGTAGGAGTTCTCAAGGGCGTCGGGTCTACG ACCCTCGGTTTTGTTCTGTTGGGAGGTGTCGAAGTGCACGCTCTGAATGTTACTGGACTGGTGATCAACACATTTGGCGGTGTATGGTATTCTTATGCGAAGTATAAGCAGAAAAAGAAAACACCACGGAAGATTCAACATGATGTAGAGTCACATGCCCACAAGTAG